The following coding sequences are from one Ooceraea biroi isolate clonal line C1 chromosome 5, Obir_v5.4, whole genome shotgun sequence window:
- the LOC105280889 gene encoding uncharacterized protein LOC105280889, giving the protein MAEILNIGNKPIFDDCIVKIETYTYNPYANTTFGYSDEIRIPIQHQDLYTLPCESFLYVEGKLTIKKPAANKHVVLENNCVAFMFDEIRYELNGVDIDRSRNAGITSTLKNYVSLTASRNGMLKNAGWDIVNFSNGEEGHFNFCVPLSMLLGFCEDYRRVVINARHELILIRSRNDNNYLRGDAEIQPEIELLKVRWRMPHVALNEINKLAMLRTLESGRFLSMSFRSWDLQEFPLLQSTTKHSWTVKATTQLEKPRYIIFALQTGRKNNITRSITKFDDCKLTNVKLYLNSEFYPYDDLNLDFSKKRYAILYDMYARFYKSYYGGNHDEVLLLIDKFGFCGPFVVIDCLRQSESMKTATVEVRLEFDCMEDIPANTTAYCLIIHDRMV; this is encoded by the coding sequence atggCAGAGATTCTCAACATCGGGAACAAGCCGATCTTTGACGATTGCATCGTTAAAATCGAGACTTACACGTACAATCCGTATGCCAACACAACGTTTGGATACAGCGATGAGATACGAATACCAATACAACATCAAGATTTGTATACGTTACCATGCGAGAGTTTTCTCTACGTCGAGggtaaattaacgataaagaAACCCGCAGCGAATAAGCATGTTGTATTGGAGAACAATTGTGTAGCGTTCATGTTCGATGAGATTCGCTACGAACTCAACGGTGTGGACATTGATCGCAGCAGAAACGCCGGAATAACCTCCACTCTGAAAAACTATGTATCTCTGACGGCATCAAGGAATGGGATGTTGAAAAATGCTGGATGGGATatcgtgaatttttcaaacggTGAAGAGGGCCACTTCAACTTTTGCGTACCGCTTAGCATGCTGCTGGGATTTTGTGAAGACTACAGGCGTGTGGTGATTAATGCACGTCATGAATTGATTCTCATACGCTcgcgcaacgacaacaatTATCTAAGAGGCGATGCTGAGATTCAGCCTGAGATTGAATTACTCAAAGTACGGTGGCGTATGCCGCACGTCGCATTGAACGAGATCAACAAGCTGGCTATGCTACGAACTCTGGAGAGTGGAAGATTTCTGAGCATGAGTTTCCGCTCGTGGGATCTGCAAGAATTTCCTCTGCTGCAGAGCACGACTAAGCATTCGTGGACCGTCAAGGCAACAACGCAACTCGAAAAGCCGCGATACATCATCTTTGCGTTGCAGACTGGTCGAAAGAATAACATAACGAGATCGATAACTAAATTCGACGATTGCAAGTTAACTAACGTGAAACTTTATCTAAACTCGGAATTTTATCCATATGACGATTTGAACCTCGATTTCAGCAAGAAGAGATACGCCATCCTGTATGATATGTACGCGCGGTTTTACAAATCGTATTATGGAGGCAATCATGATGAGGTGCTTCTTCTCATTGACAAATTTGGATTTTGCGGCCCCTTCGTCGTCATCGATTGTTTGCGACAAAGCGAATCTATGAAGACTGCCACCGTCGAGGTGCGATTAGAGTTCGACTGCATGGAAGACATACCGGCGAATACTACAGCCTACTGTCTCATCATACACGATCGCATGGTCTAA
- the LOC113562012 gene encoding uncharacterized protein LOC113562012, producing MRKHNINHYSTYSVLKASIVERFNRTLKNNMWKMFTLNGNYKWVDALPRLVAEYNTRKYRTIGMRPADVTPADAERLLSTVYSAIKIAGPARFKVGDSVRVSKYKTVFEKGYTPNWTTEVFKIVKVQHTNPVTYILEDYRGKSISGAFYEHELHRAKYPDVYLVEKVLRRRGDKVYVRWLGFDGSHNSWIHKAMLFNTFISFFANIRIYNNMMYTIYENIRKYNEIQLFIIL from the coding sequence ATGCGGAAACATAACATCAATCACTACTCCACGTATTCGGTGTTGAAAGCTTCGATCGTCGAGCGATTCAACCGAACGTTGAAGAATAACATGTGGAAGATGTTTACGCTCAACGGAAATTACAAGTGGGTCGACGCGCTACCGCGGCTCGTTGCGGAGTACAACACCCGAAAATATCGAACGATCGGCATGCGACCCGCCGACGTTACCCCCGCGGACGCTGAGAGACTCTTAAGTACGGTGTACAGCGCGATAAAGATAGCGGGTCCAGCCAGGTTCAAAGTAGGCGACTCGGTACGCGTCAGCAAGTACAAGACGGTCTTTGAAAAGGGCTACACACCAAATTGGACCACCGAGGTGTTTAAGATCGTCAAAGTGCAACATACCAATCCTGTGACCTATATACTCGAGGATTATCGTGGAAAATCTATTTCTGGAGCGTTCTACGAGCATGAGTTGCATCGTGCGAAGTATCCGGACGTGTATCTCGTGGAGAAAGTACTGCGCAGGAGAGGTGACAAGGTCTACGTGAGGTGGTTGGGATTCGATGGATCGCACAATTCATGGATACACAAGGCAATGctgtttaatacatttatttctttcttcgcaAACATAAggatatataacaatatgatGTATACAAtctatgaaaatataagaaaatacaatgaaatacAACTCTTTATTATCctatga
- the LOC113561963 gene encoding uncharacterized protein LOC113561963 has product MSLKQIKKFELLNDISINVYAAQEKKKKKKEKEKLMIVPIRLADEKKCKHVNLLYIQDPQDNNVGHFTYIKNLSRLVSSQLSKKMHKKYICDRCLHYFHTNEKLEAHTADCQRLNDCAIILPNEEDKWLSFTNFNRKERIPFVVYADLECILQKTDDNPKLYQRHQVFSIAYYVRCNYDASLSGYRSHRDTDCIVWFIEQLKDLAHRVKVILSRNVPMVELTRDEREKFNSSTHCHICEKPFASDDTRVYDHCHLTGRYRGPAHSNCNLNYKDSYIIPIVFHNLSGYDAHFIIKEIATAFEGAIDVLPINKEKYISFTKHVNESDDKKWHNHVQLRFINSLKFLNSSLDKLSSFLSKDKLRIIRSEFAHLSTDDFDLLTRKGVFPYEYVDCAEKLEDTCLPSRESFYNSLTGNTVSESDYAHAVNVWQRFAIRTLGEYSDLYLKTDVLLLADVFENFRDSCINSYGLDPAYYYTLSGFT; this is encoded by the exons ATGTCGctgaagcaaataaaaaaatttgagctTCTGAACGACATCTCGATAAATGTATACGCCGCccaggagaagaagaagaagaagaaggaaaaggaaaaactcATGATCGTGCCGATACGACTCGCTGATGAGAAGAAGTGCAAGCATGTGAACCTGTTGTACATACAGGATCCACAGGACAACAACGTGGGACATTTCACATACATCAAGAATCTGTCTCGGTTGGTGAGCTCACAACTGAGCAAGAAGATGCATAAGAAGTATATCTGCGATCG ATGTCTACATTATTTCCATACCAACGAGAAATTGGAGGCCCACACCGCGGATTGTCAACGATTGAATGACTGCGCCATCATTCTGCCAAATGAAGAGGACAAGTGGCTAAGTTTCACCAATTTTAATAGAAAGGAGAGAATACCGTTCGTCGTGTATGCCGATCTGGAATGTATCCTGCAGAAGACGGATGACAACCCGAAGCTGTACCAGCGTCACCAGGTATTCAGCATTGCGTATTATGTGCGATGCAATTACGATGCGTCGTTATCCGGGTACCGATCTCATCGCGATACCGACTGCATAGTGTGGTTCATTgaacaattaaaagatttagcACATCGCGTGAAAGTGATTTTGTCGAGAAATGTCCCCATGGTAGAATTAACACGAGACGAGCGCGAAAAATTTAACAGTTCAACGCATTGCCATATCTGTGAGAAACCGTTCGCGTCAGACGACACGAGGGTTTACGATCATTGTCATCTCACCGGTCGGTACAGAGGTCCCGCACATTCTAATTGTAACCTCAATTATAAAGATTCTTATATCATTCCGATAGTGTTCCATAATTTATCCGGCTACGACGcgcattttatcattaaagaaaTAGCTACCGCGTTCGAGGGCGCTATCGATGTATTACcaataaacaaagaaaaatatatttcctttacaAAACACGTTAACGAGTCAGATGACAAAAAATGGCATAACCACGTGCAATTGCGGTTCATCAATTCGTTAAAATTTCTGAATAGTAGTCTGGATAAATTGTCATCATTTCTCAGTAAAGATAAACTCAGAATCATACGATCAGAATTTGCACACCTCTCTACCGACGACTTCGATTTACTTACGCGAAAAGGTGTGTTCCCATACGAATATGTGGATTGCGCCGAAAAGTTGGAGGATACTTGCTTACCATCGCGAGAATCGTTTTACAATTCGTTAACCGGTAATACGGTATCCGagagcgattacgcgcacgcTGTCAACGTGTGGCAACGGTTCGCCATTCGAACGCTCGGTGAATACAGCGATTTATACTTGAAAACAGATGTCTTGTTGTTGGCCGACGTATTCGAGAATTTTCGCGATAGTTGCATCAACAGTTACGGTCTTGATCCCGCTTATTATTACACTTTGTCCGGTTTTACATAG